The genomic region CTACATGGTGCGGGTTCAACAGCGGAACACCTACTACAGGGTCCCATGGGAGGAGGAACAACTTGATCCCCCGTTCCAGAGGATTTACGTCGGTAGCTTCGCCACCAGCGGTTTCCTGAAAGAGGTGGTGAAGGTCTACTCCAAGCTGATCGAGACGGGAGATGTGGAGGAAGATATGGAGGTTAAGGTGATACACAGACGGGTTTTCGACGGGAAGAAGATAGCGGAGGAGATCGAGTATCGCTACCCCGATCGTTCCAGGGAGAGGGAGTATCACATCTTCCCACCCCCTGCGGATTTCCGTCCCTTTAAGAGCGAGGAGTTCGATCCCAAATGCTGGCTTGGCCTTTATGGGACGCCGATCGGCAAGGTTCTGACGAGTAACAGGATCTCTGATCTCTCTTTCAAGGAGGAACAGGTCAACGGTGAGAGATGTTATCGCATTAAGGCCCGCAAGCCTTATGGATCTATAGAGTTCCTGATCAACACCGAGAGGGGATACCGTCCCCAGGAGATCATCCAGACCAGGGATGGGGAACGGATCGTCATACGGATCTCGCTGGCCCGCTATTCCGATCTGATCTGGTATCCGGAGAGGGTTGTCAAGAGGAAATTCGTCGGCCCACCTGGCAAGGAGAGGCTTGTGTTGGAGAAGGAGCTGAGGTTCACTCAGTTCAAGGGGAATGGGGAGATTCCACCGAGGAGATTCAGGCTGATGATCGATAAGAACTGTACCGTATTTGATCATAGATAGGCGAATCGATGTCCAACGTCCAAAGTCCAGGGAAGCCCGTTGTCGAGATTTCCTCGGCAAAGCTTGTCTGAAAAGGGGGATTCAAATGATGCGTTATTTAGTTTCGATGGTGATTATCGTGTTGTTGATACTCTCCCCTGGAAGCTGGTTATACTGTCAAACTCGGTTTGATACAGGCGACATGCTATGCGGGCCGAAATCCCTGCTGGCCATATGCCGGTTGTTCGATATAGATGCATCGCTCGATGAGTTGATCCACCTGACAGGAGTAAGCGACCGGGGGATAAGCATGTATTCCCTATTTCAGGCAGCCAGGAAGATGAATCTGAGTGTGTCCGCCAGGAAACTTACGTTTGACGAGCTTGAGAAACTGAGAACGCCTGTGATCGCACACGTCAGCGGAGATCATTTCCTTGTGGTGGATGGGGTTTTCGACGGCTTTGTCAGGATTATCAATCACGACATCAACGCGCCTTATATCGTTTCAAAACGTGAGTTCTCCGGCGAGTTCGATGGAGCATGCCTGGTTTTCTCGCGCCCTCCCCGAAAAAGGAATGCTCCGAAGATCGTCTTTGACTCCGTTTTCCACAACTTCGGCAGCGCACCACGGGGTTCCACCATTAGTCACGAGTTCACGTTTCGAAATGAAGGCAACCTTCCCCTACAGATCAAAAGCATCACTACGACATGCAGCTGCCTCGTTGTAGGGAAGGAGGTAAAGCGATGTTACGCAAGGCTTTTCAATGGCAGATTCTAGTGGTGATTGTAGGCATCGTCATCGTTGGACTGGGAGTGAAAGCAGACCAGTCCGCGATGAAGGAGGAGGCGATGCGCCAGTTGTATGGAGGCACCATCTGCTGGACGGTTGCTAAAAACCCTCTTGTTCCGAACTGTGATCCGACGACATGTCCTGAAAGCGGTGCGATCACTCAGATCTCATATGGGATGGAGTACTGCAGCACAACCGCCGCCGGATATTACGAGTGCAATCAAGTTGGCAATCGAGCAGAGTGCCGAACCATCATCTACGAAGATCTGAATTGCACAGATGTCATTATTAACACGGTTTCCCGTTGGGGACCAAACTACGAAGAAGGAGGAGGAACTTGTCCGTGACCAAGCATATGGAAGGGAAGAAGGGATTGAAAACCCTTTTCCCCTTACTTTATGGAGGTAAAACTATGAAGATGAAAGCAGGGTTAGCGATGATGGTAGTAGCTCTAATGGTGCTTATAGGAATTTGGTTGACCCACAGGGAGAAAGAGAAACCTTCTCCCGAAGCGAATGTAAAGATGGAAAGACATGTGAGTAGGCCTGCAGTTGCAAGGGTTGCTCCGAGCAAGCCGAAGGTGGAAGAGAAGAATGATTTGACATTTGAGGAGTTCAACAGGCTGGTGGACGAGTATTTCAATGATGAAGAAGTGAAGGCGACGAACTCTGGAGAAGCTGAGGTTGAGGAGGAGCCTGTGGGGCTTGATGAAGTGGAGGAAAAGGCAGATAAAGAGGTGAAAGAGGAAGGGAAAGATGAAGATGCAGAGAAGCTGATACAGCAGATACGGTATGAGCAACTGGCAAGACTTTTGCCTCGCCACGAGGAGCTTCAACAGGAATATCACGATCTTCAGAAGATGAGGGGTTATATACCAGGGCCTATCTTTAACAAAAGGGAACGTGAGATATGCGAAGAATGGATCGAGGTGCTAAAGGAATTAGCGAGACTATTTCCCGAAGCAGTTATTTATAAACCTAGGACTCCGGATTCGCCAGGCTACTCCAGCATAGATTATCGAAAGCTCCGAGAGCTTGTTGGCGGACGGTTGCCCATAGAACCCTATTTCAGACCGTGAATCTAAAGGGGAAGAAGATGACATTTCCCCCTCCAGGTATTGTGATTTGATCATGCTTCAGCGCTTTATGCGGACAATCGGCGATCATCTGTCCCTGGTGGTTCTCATCTCTTTAACGCTGCTGGAGATTCTCATCCTGATCCCTTATGTCCTCCACA from Candidatus Poribacteria bacterium harbors:
- a CDS encoding DUF1573 domain-containing protein; amino-acid sequence: MRYLVSMVIIVLLILSPGSWLYCQTRFDTGDMLCGPKSLLAICRLFDIDASLDELIHLTGVSDRGISMYSLFQAARKMNLSVSARKLTFDELEKLRTPVIAHVSGDHFLVVDGVFDGFVRIINHDINAPYIVSKREFSGEFDGACLVFSRPPRKRNAPKIVFDSVFHNFGSAPRGSTISHEFTFRNEGNLPLQIKSITTTCSCLVVGKEVKRCYARLFNGRF